From Corallococcus caeni:
GCCCCCCAACGACTTCTGCCGCCACTCGCTGGGGGCGCGGGAGGGGATGCGGCGGTGTGCCCAGTCGGTGCGGGTGCTGCATGAGAAGTTCAAGGCCGCCAAGAACCTGCGCCGCTCGCTGTTCCACGACTGCCACCTGCGCCTGTCCATCGTGGGCGCGCCGCTCTACATCCGCAACGAGTACGAGGGCTTCCTCTTCGTGGAGGGCTTCGCCCGCCAGCCGCTCACCCCCGGCGACGGGCAGGTGCTCCTGGGGAAGATGCGCGACATCGCCCCCGGGGCGCTGCTGGAGCTGGAGGGCGCCGCGGAGCGCGTGCCGGTGCTGGACGGCTCGGAGCTGAGCAAGCTGTCCGACCTCCTGGAGTTCGCGGTGACGGAGATCGCCAACCAGGAGGTGGAGCTCACGCGCAAGGAGGAGACCATCCAGTCCATGGCCTCCGAGCTGTCCAACCGCTATCGCTTCGAGAAGATCATCGGCCGCTCCGGGGCCATGAACGAGGTCTTCCGCTTGATGGAGAAGGTGGCCAACTCCGACTCCACCGTCCTCATCAACGGCGAGTCCGGCACGGGCAAGGAGCTGGTGGCGCGCGCCATCCACCACAACGGCCCGCGCAAGGACAAGCCGTTCGTCGTGCAGAACTGCTCCGCCTTCAACGACAACCTGCTGGAGAGCGCCCTCTTCGGGCACACCCGGGGCGCCTTCACCGGCGCGCTCAAGGACAAGAAGGGCCTCTTCGAGGTCGCGGACACGGGCACCTTCTTCCTGGACGAGGTGGGCGACATGTCCCCGGCCCTCCAGGTGAAGCTCCTGCGCGTGCTCCAGGAGGGCACCTTCCTGCCCGTGGGCGGCACCCAGTCCCGCGAGGTCGACGTGCGCGTCATCGCCGCCACCCACAAAGACCTGGGGGAGCTGGTGAAGCGCGGCGAGTTCCGCGAGGACCTCTTCTACCGCATCAACGTCATCCGCCTGCAGCTGCCGCCCCTGCGCGAGCGCAAGGACGACCTGCCCGTCCTCATCGACCACTTCCTGCGCAAGCACCACCGCGAGGGCCAGCGCGCGCGGGGCCTGGCGCCGGAGGCCCTGGGCATCCTGGGCGCCTACGCCTGGCCGGGGAACATCCGCGAGCTGGAGAACGAGATTGAACGCCTGCTGGTGCTGGGCGGCGAATTGGAGGTCATCCCCGCGGAGCTGCTCTCCAGCCGCATCCGCGACGCCGTCGTCCCCGGCGGCGGGCCCTTCATCGCCCCGCGCGCGCACGGCAAGCTGCACGAGGCGGTGGAGTCCCTGGAGAAGGAGATGATCCACCAGGGCCTGGTGCGCACCCGCTACAACAAGAGCCGGCTGTCGCGCGAGCTGGGCATCAGCCGCTCCAACCTCATCTTGAAAATCTCCCGCTACGGGCTGGACAAGGGCATCCCCGAAGGCCTGGACGCGGACGAGGTGGAAGCGTGAGCGCGCCCCATGGACAGGCGGTCTCCTTCCGCCAGGACTCGCTGCGGGTGCCCGACGGCGCGGACCTCTACTACCAGGTGCGCGGGGACGGCAGCCCGGGCATGGTGCTGTGCGACGGCCTGGGCTGTGACGGCTTCGCGTGGAAGTACCTATTGCCCTACCTGGGCCGGCGCCACCGGGTGCTCAGGTGGCACTACCGGGGCCACGGCAAGAGCACCGTCCCCACGGACCGCACGCGCATCGGCATGGCGTACACCTGTGACGACCTGGCGCGGGTGATGGACGCGGCGGGGATGGAGAAGGCCGTGCTCTTCGGCCACTCCATGGGCGTGCAGGTGGCGCTGGAGTTCCACCGCCGCTACGCCCGGCGCGTGGAGGGGCTGGTGCTGGTGTGCGGCAGCTACGGCATGCCCCTGGACACCTTCCACGACTCCACGCTGCTCAAGCGCATCTTCCCCACGCTCCGGTCCGCGGTGGAGCGCTTCCCCCGCCACACCGCGCGCATCGTGCACGGGGCGCTCACCACGGAGCTGGTGGTGCAGCTGGCCATCCGCCTGGAGATGAACCCGGAGCTCATCGCGCGCAACGACCTGGCGCCCTACTTCACCCACCTGGCGCGCATGGACCCCGTCGTGTTCGTGCGCACCCTGGACTCGCTGGCGAACCACACCGCCGAGGACCACCTGGAGCACGTGGACGTGCCCACCCTGGTGGTGGCCGGGGAGAAGGACCGCTTCACCCCCGGGTGGCTGTCCCGGAAGATGGCCGAGCACATCCCCGCCTCCGAGCTCCTGATGATTTCAGAGGGCACCCATACCGCCCCACTGGAAGTCCCGGGCCTCGTGGAGCTGCGCGTGGAGCGCTTCCTGAGAGAGCGGCTGGGGGTTGAAACGGCCGAGTCACGACCCAAGGTGGGATAAGCGCCCGAGGGGGGGACGGCCTGATTGTCTGCCTGCTGGACACCCGCCTTCATTGCAGGCGGGAAGCCCCCGGCATATAAGCCCCCGCCTTCCGGGTTCCGGTGGGATTGAGAAACCCCGTCCTGGGCGTCTCTCCTCGCACCTTCTTTCTAGTCAGTTGGTCCGCATGATCTCTCGCGAAAACATCCGCAACGTCGCCATCGTCGCTCACGTCGACCACGGCAAGACCACCCTCGTCGACCACCTGCTCCGGCAGGCCGGCACCTTCCGCTCCAACGAGCACGTGGCCGAACGGGTCATGGACTCGAACGACCTCGAGCGCGAGAAGGGCATCACCATCCTCGCGAAGAACACCGCGGTCTCCTACAAGGGGATGCAGATCAACATCATCGACACCCCGGGCCACGCCGACTTCGGTGGCGAGGTGGAGCGAGGTCTGCGCCTGGTCGATGGCGTCATCCTGCTGGTGGACGCCGCCGAAGGCCCCCTGCCCCAGACCCGCTTCGTGCTCACCAAGGCGCTGGCCATGGGCCTGAAGACGGTGCTGGTCATCAACAAGATCGACCGTCAGGACGCCCGGGCCAAGGAAGTGCTGGACCTGGTGTACTCGCTCTACATCGACCTGGGCGCGAACGAAGAGCAGTTGGAGATGCCCGTCCTCTACACGGTCGCTCGCCAGGGTCAGGCCTCCACGTCGCTGGACGTGCCGGGCAAGACGCTGGAGCCGCTGTACGACGCCATCATCAAGCACATCCCGCCCCCGCCCCCTCCCCCGGCGGAGCAGACGACGCTGCAGCTCTTGGTCGCCAACCTGGACTACGACGACTACGTCGGCCGTCTGGCGGTGGGCCGCGTGCAGGCGGGCCGCATCACCCCGAACATGCCCGTGTCCGTCGTCCGCGAGGGCGGCAAGGTGCAGCAGGGCAAGGTCGTCAAGCTGTTCGGCTTCTCCGGCCTGAAGCGCACGGAGATCGCGGACGCGGGCCCCGGTGAGATCGTCTCCATCGCGGGCATCGAGGAGATCTCCATCGGCGACACCATCGCGGACTTCGAGAAGCCCGTGGCGCTGCCGCGCATCACCGTGGACGAGCCCACGATGATGATGATCTTCAAGGTCAACGACGGGCCGCTGGCGGGCAAGGAGGGCAAGTACGTCACCTCCCGCAACCTGCGCGAGCGCCTGTACCGCGAGGCCTACCGCAACGTGGCCGTGCGCGTGGAGGACACCGCGACGCCGGACGCGTTCCGCGTGGTGGGCCGTGGCGAACTGGCGCTGGCGGTCATCATCGAGAACATGCGCCGCGAGGGCTACGAGCTCACGGCCTCCAACCCGGAGCCCATCACCAAGACGGTGGACGGCCAGGTCCACGAGCCCATGGAGCTGCTCTTCTGCGACGTGCCGGAGAACAGCGTGGGCGTCGTGACGGAGCGCCTGGGGCCCCGCAAGGGCCGCATGACGGACATGACGCAGCTGGGCTCGGGCCGCACCCGCCTCCAGTTCCGCATCCCCGCGCGCGGCCTCATCGGGTTCCGCTCGGAGTTCCTCACCATCACGCGCGGTGAGGGCATCATGAGCAGCCAGTTCGACGGCTTCGAGCCGTGGTTCGGCTACATCCCGAAGCGCGCCAACGGCGCCATGGTCTCCGACCGCCTGGGCGACACGGTGCCGTACGCGCTGTTCAGCATCCAGGAGCGCGGTCAGCTCTTCGTGGGCGCGGGCACCACCGTGTACGAGGGCATGATCATCGGCGAGCACGCGCACCCGTCCGAGCTCAACGTCAACTGCTGCCGCGAGAAGAAGCTCACCAACATCCGCGCCGCCGGCCGCGACGAGAACGTCATCCTCGTCCCGCCGCGCGAGATGGGGCTGGAGAAGGCCCTGGAGTGGATCGCCGACGACGAGCTCGTCGAGGTGACGCCCAAGTCCGTGCGCATGCGCAAGAAGGCGCTGGCCGTGGGCGAGCGCTACCGCGCCGAGCGCGACCGCAAGCGCGAGGAGCGCGCCGAGGCGGCGGACTGAAGCCGTCTCGATAGCGCCTGAAGCTTCCAGGGGCCGTCACCCAGCACACCGGGTGGCGGCCCCTTCTTCGTCCAAGGCCTAGAAGCCGAACTGGACGAGCCGGGCGCGGTACGGCGTGGAGTTGCTCCGGCCCGCCTGGTCGTCCCAGCCCTTGAACTCCACGTCATCCAGGAGCCGCTCCGTCTGGCCGTTGACGGTGACGGCGTTGATCAACGGCGCGCCCAGCGAGCCCACGTTGCGGGCCGCGAGCCGGTTCACCGGATCCAACGCCTCCTGCCGTCCCTGGGAGCAGCTGTCGGTGAAGTAGCAGCCCCGGTCGCAGGTGGCCTTCGAGTTGTAGGCGCCATGCTTGTTCACGGCCACGTAGATGCGCGGCGCGCCCCGGTACGCCCCCGCGTACTCCAGCTGCGCGTAGCCGTACCAGCCCGACGAGTCGCACGCCGTCTCCAGGTGCGCGGACAGGAAGGCCTGGTCCAGGTACCAGCGGCCGTCGGCGTAGTGCACGTCCAGCACCTGGAACTCGGAGTCCCCGTCGTGCGCGAAGACGTTGAAGATGCCCAGGCTGGGGATGCCGTGGTCCTCCGAATAGGCGTCCAGGTAGAAGATGCGCAGCGTGCGCAGCGCGGAGCTCAACGGCCGCGCCGCGAAGTA
This genomic window contains:
- a CDS encoding sigma 54-interacting transcriptional regulator, coding for MDFEKHQNLHTIVMLRDVIRKWWQVELSFADRHGIVHDWQRGDFIPPPNDFCRHSLGAREGMRRCAQSVRVLHEKFKAAKNLRRSLFHDCHLRLSIVGAPLYIRNEYEGFLFVEGFARQPLTPGDGQVLLGKMRDIAPGALLELEGAAERVPVLDGSELSKLSDLLEFAVTEIANQEVELTRKEETIQSMASELSNRYRFEKIIGRSGAMNEVFRLMEKVANSDSTVLINGESGTGKELVARAIHHNGPRKDKPFVVQNCSAFNDNLLESALFGHTRGAFTGALKDKKGLFEVADTGTFFLDEVGDMSPALQVKLLRVLQEGTFLPVGGTQSREVDVRVIAATHKDLGELVKRGEFREDLFYRINVIRLQLPPLRERKDDLPVLIDHFLRKHHREGQRARGLAPEALGILGAYAWPGNIRELENEIERLLVLGGELEVIPAELLSSRIRDAVVPGGGPFIAPRAHGKLHEAVESLEKEMIHQGLVRTRYNKSRLSRELGISRSNLILKISRYGLDKGIPEGLDADEVEA
- a CDS encoding alpha/beta fold hydrolase — its product is MSAPHGQAVSFRQDSLRVPDGADLYYQVRGDGSPGMVLCDGLGCDGFAWKYLLPYLGRRHRVLRWHYRGHGKSTVPTDRTRIGMAYTCDDLARVMDAAGMEKAVLFGHSMGVQVALEFHRRYARRVEGLVLVCGSYGMPLDTFHDSTLLKRIFPTLRSAVERFPRHTARIVHGALTTELVVQLAIRLEMNPELIARNDLAPYFTHLARMDPVVFVRTLDSLANHTAEDHLEHVDVPTLVVAGEKDRFTPGWLSRKMAEHIPASELLMISEGTHTAPLEVPGLVELRVERFLRERLGVETAESRPKVG
- the typA gene encoding translational GTPase TypA, with the protein product MISRENIRNVAIVAHVDHGKTTLVDHLLRQAGTFRSNEHVAERVMDSNDLEREKGITILAKNTAVSYKGMQINIIDTPGHADFGGEVERGLRLVDGVILLVDAAEGPLPQTRFVLTKALAMGLKTVLVINKIDRQDARAKEVLDLVYSLYIDLGANEEQLEMPVLYTVARQGQASTSLDVPGKTLEPLYDAIIKHIPPPPPPPAEQTTLQLLVANLDYDDYVGRLAVGRVQAGRITPNMPVSVVREGGKVQQGKVVKLFGFSGLKRTEIADAGPGEIVSIAGIEEISIGDTIADFEKPVALPRITVDEPTMMMIFKVNDGPLAGKEGKYVTSRNLRERLYREAYRNVAVRVEDTATPDAFRVVGRGELALAVIIENMRREGYELTASNPEPITKTVDGQVHEPMELLFCDVPENSVGVVTERLGPRKGRMTDMTQLGSGRTRLQFRIPARGLIGFRSEFLTITRGEGIMSSQFDGFEPWFGYIPKRANGAMVSDRLGDTVPYALFSIQERGQLFVGAGTTVYEGMIIGEHAHPSELNVNCCREKKLTNIRAAGRDENVILVPPREMGLEKALEWIADDELVEVTPKSVRMRKKALAVGERYRAERDRKREERAEAAD